In Epinephelus lanceolatus isolate andai-2023 chromosome 16, ASM4190304v1, whole genome shotgun sequence, one DNA window encodes the following:
- the prdm1b gene encoding PR domain zinc finger protein 1 isoform X1, translating into MKLESDMSGWREVDFVLNCTYIVPDQVSDPSFSLPKAMTSIPRNLTFEYGTDNEVMGVFSKEYIPQGTRFGPLQGVIYTKDNVPKQANRKYFWRIYSSGQLQNFIDGYDVQRSNWMRYVNPARSLAEQNLVACQNGRDIYFYTIRPVEPSQELLVWYSQEFAQRLCGQQVDSKQKYLNSDEESEYIKQHLPQQTWLTERTKEEMKEERDEDGEEKIDVEVLERDTPPDTPDDQIMDFSRKVEKEESDRDQEDQGIIPSPQPEHREPTLGLNHSYLPEHHPALSSQHRNLPLHLHGLYREGVSSYPLYPQPRPLQPNYHLLPPYNPHYPRLLLPSYSPPFPGMLPSRGALQYSSYLGTDGLPYPPIGPPNLLPVSLPYPPSSQGGLKELKPNVSPPRGAPATPELSPLPKPGSQHQSTEQSPSSCEEAMNLSLATIKSNTATRNGPGHKSLPYPLQKQNGKIKYECNICSKTFGQLSNLKVHLRVHSGERPFQCNLCKKSFTQLAHLQKHHLVHTGEKPHECQVCHKRFSSTSNLKTHQRLHSGEKPYQCKLCSTKFTQYIHLKLHRRLHSSRDRPHRCHLCSQAFFHRFSLRIHQCSCCLANAPVNVHIKQMVEQFDTSQEADMLTEAASAAQVEEAVERWLARTLEGEGKEDQKEATVLLKALTAAINTPAMPSAQSATSHHSPHLAYQERASVVHLHQRPAVKTEGQ; encoded by the exons ATGAAGCTAGAAAGCGACATGAGCGGGTGGAGGGAGGTGGACTTTGTCCTCAACTGCACCTACATTGTTCCGGACCAGGTGTCGGACCCCAGCTTCAGCCTGCCCAAAGCCATGACCTCCATCCCACGCAACCTCACCTTCGAATACGGCACGGACAACGAG GTGATGGGTGTGTTCAGCAAAGAATACATTCCTCAGGGGACTCGCTTCGGCCCTCTGCAAGGAGTCATCTACACCAAAGATAACGTCCCAAAACAggccaacaggaaatacttctGGAGG ATTTATAGCAGCGGGCAGCTTCAAAACTTCATTGATGGCTATGACGTCCAGAGAAGCAACTGGATGCGCTACGTCAATCCAGCCCGCTCTCTGGCCGAACAGAACCTGGTGGCATGCCAGAACGGCCGGGACATCTACTTCTACACCATCCGACCAGTGGAGCCTagtcaggagctgctggtgtggTACAGCCAGGAGTTTGCCCAGAGGCTCTGCGGCCAGCAGGTCGACAGCAAACAAA AATATTTGAATTCTGATGAAGAGTCAGAATACATCAAACAGCACCTACCTCAGCAGACGTGGCTTACAGAGAGAACAAAGGAGGAGATGAAAGAAGAGAGGGATGAAGACGGAGAGGAGAAGATTGATGTGGAGGTGCTGGAAAGAGACACTCCACCTGACACGCCTGACGACCAGATCATGGATTTCAGCAGAAAAGTTGAAAAGGAGGAGAGCGACAGAGATCAAGAAGACCAGGGGATCATTCCTTCTCCTCAGCCAGAGCATAGAGAGCCCACCCTGGGCTTAAATCACTCGTATTTACCAGAACACCATCCTGCACTTTCATCTCAGCACAGAAATCTCCCTCTTCACCTCCACGGCCTGTACAGGGAAGGCGTTTCCTCTTACCCCCTTTACCCCCAGCCCAGACCCCTCCAGCCCAATTACCACCTCCTTCCCCCCTACAACCCACACTATCCTCGCCTCCTCCTACCCTCCTACTCCCCTCCCTTCCCTGGCATGCTGCCCTCAAGAGGAGCCCTCCAATACAGCAGCTATCTGGGCACAGACGGACTCCCATATCCACCCATTGGCCCACCTAACCTGCTGCCAGTGTCCCTCCCTTACCCTCCATCTTCACAGGGAGGTCTGAAAGAACTAAAGCCAAATGTGTCGCCACCACGAGGCGCCCCAGCCACCCCAGAGCTCTCCCCCCTCCCCAAGCCTGGCAGTCAACATCAGTCGACTGAGCAGTCGCCCTCCAGTTGCGAGGAAGCCATGAATCTGAGCCTGGCTACGATCAaaagcaacacagcaacacGCAATGGCCCCGGCCACAAATCCCTGCCCTACCCACTGCAGAAGCAGAATGGGAAGATCAAGTATGAATGTAATATCTGCTCAAAGACTTTCGGACAGCTGTCAAACCTCAAG GTCCATCTCCGAGTGCATAGCGGTGAGAGGCCGTTCCAGTGTAACCTATGTAAAAAGAGCTTCACTCAGCTGGCTCACCTCCAGAAACATCACCTGgtccacacaggagagaagccgCATGAATGTCAG GTGTGTCACAAACGCTTCAGCAGCACCAGCAACTTGAAGACACACCAACGCCTCCACTCGGGGGAGAAACCTTACCAGTGCAAGCTGTGCAGCACCAAGTTCACCCAGTACATCCACCTCAAATTGCACCGCCGCCTCCACAGCAGCCGTGACAGGCCCCACCGCTGCCATCTCTGCTCCCAGGCCTTCTTCCACCGCTTCTCTCTCCGCATCCACCAGTGCAGCTGCTGCCTGGCCAACGCTCCGGTCAACGTGCACATAAAACAGATGGTGGAGCAGTTCGACACCAGCCAGGAGGCTGACATGCTCACAGAGGCTGCGTCAGCAGCGCAGGTGGAGGAAGCGGTGGAGCGCTGGTTGGCTCGTACCTTAGAGGGCGAGGGGAAGGAGGACCAGAAGGAGGCCACTGTACTGCTGAAGGCTCTGACAGCGGCGATTAACACACCGGCGATGCCCTCAGCCCAATCAGCTACATCACACCACAGCCCTCACCTGGCCTATCAGGAGAGGGCCAGCGTTGTTCATCTCCACCAACGGCCAGCAGTGAAGACAGAGGGACAGTGA
- the prdm1b gene encoding PR domain zinc finger protein 1 isoform X2, producing the protein MAEIYSSGQLQNFIDGYDVQRSNWMRYVNPARSLAEQNLVACQNGRDIYFYTIRPVEPSQELLVWYSQEFAQRLCGQQVDSKQKYLNSDEESEYIKQHLPQQTWLTERTKEEMKEERDEDGEEKIDVEVLERDTPPDTPDDQIMDFSRKVEKEESDRDQEDQGIIPSPQPEHREPTLGLNHSYLPEHHPALSSQHRNLPLHLHGLYREGVSSYPLYPQPRPLQPNYHLLPPYNPHYPRLLLPSYSPPFPGMLPSRGALQYSSYLGTDGLPYPPIGPPNLLPVSLPYPPSSQGGLKELKPNVSPPRGAPATPELSPLPKPGSQHQSTEQSPSSCEEAMNLSLATIKSNTATRNGPGHKSLPYPLQKQNGKIKYECNICSKTFGQLSNLKVHLRVHSGERPFQCNLCKKSFTQLAHLQKHHLVHTGEKPHECQVCHKRFSSTSNLKTHQRLHSGEKPYQCKLCSTKFTQYIHLKLHRRLHSSRDRPHRCHLCSQAFFHRFSLRIHQCSCCLANAPVNVHIKQMVEQFDTSQEADMLTEAASAAQVEEAVERWLARTLEGEGKEDQKEATVLLKALTAAINTPAMPSAQSATSHHSPHLAYQERASVVHLHQRPAVKTEGQ; encoded by the exons ATGGCAGAG ATTTATAGCAGCGGGCAGCTTCAAAACTTCATTGATGGCTATGACGTCCAGAGAAGCAACTGGATGCGCTACGTCAATCCAGCCCGCTCTCTGGCCGAACAGAACCTGGTGGCATGCCAGAACGGCCGGGACATCTACTTCTACACCATCCGACCAGTGGAGCCTagtcaggagctgctggtgtggTACAGCCAGGAGTTTGCCCAGAGGCTCTGCGGCCAGCAGGTCGACAGCAAACAAA AATATTTGAATTCTGATGAAGAGTCAGAATACATCAAACAGCACCTACCTCAGCAGACGTGGCTTACAGAGAGAACAAAGGAGGAGATGAAAGAAGAGAGGGATGAAGACGGAGAGGAGAAGATTGATGTGGAGGTGCTGGAAAGAGACACTCCACCTGACACGCCTGACGACCAGATCATGGATTTCAGCAGAAAAGTTGAAAAGGAGGAGAGCGACAGAGATCAAGAAGACCAGGGGATCATTCCTTCTCCTCAGCCAGAGCATAGAGAGCCCACCCTGGGCTTAAATCACTCGTATTTACCAGAACACCATCCTGCACTTTCATCTCAGCACAGAAATCTCCCTCTTCACCTCCACGGCCTGTACAGGGAAGGCGTTTCCTCTTACCCCCTTTACCCCCAGCCCAGACCCCTCCAGCCCAATTACCACCTCCTTCCCCCCTACAACCCACACTATCCTCGCCTCCTCCTACCCTCCTACTCCCCTCCCTTCCCTGGCATGCTGCCCTCAAGAGGAGCCCTCCAATACAGCAGCTATCTGGGCACAGACGGACTCCCATATCCACCCATTGGCCCACCTAACCTGCTGCCAGTGTCCCTCCCTTACCCTCCATCTTCACAGGGAGGTCTGAAAGAACTAAAGCCAAATGTGTCGCCACCACGAGGCGCCCCAGCCACCCCAGAGCTCTCCCCCCTCCCCAAGCCTGGCAGTCAACATCAGTCGACTGAGCAGTCGCCCTCCAGTTGCGAGGAAGCCATGAATCTGAGCCTGGCTACGATCAaaagcaacacagcaacacGCAATGGCCCCGGCCACAAATCCCTGCCCTACCCACTGCAGAAGCAGAATGGGAAGATCAAGTATGAATGTAATATCTGCTCAAAGACTTTCGGACAGCTGTCAAACCTCAAG GTCCATCTCCGAGTGCATAGCGGTGAGAGGCCGTTCCAGTGTAACCTATGTAAAAAGAGCTTCACTCAGCTGGCTCACCTCCAGAAACATCACCTGgtccacacaggagagaagccgCATGAATGTCAG GTGTGTCACAAACGCTTCAGCAGCACCAGCAACTTGAAGACACACCAACGCCTCCACTCGGGGGAGAAACCTTACCAGTGCAAGCTGTGCAGCACCAAGTTCACCCAGTACATCCACCTCAAATTGCACCGCCGCCTCCACAGCAGCCGTGACAGGCCCCACCGCTGCCATCTCTGCTCCCAGGCCTTCTTCCACCGCTTCTCTCTCCGCATCCACCAGTGCAGCTGCTGCCTGGCCAACGCTCCGGTCAACGTGCACATAAAACAGATGGTGGAGCAGTTCGACACCAGCCAGGAGGCTGACATGCTCACAGAGGCTGCGTCAGCAGCGCAGGTGGAGGAAGCGGTGGAGCGCTGGTTGGCTCGTACCTTAGAGGGCGAGGGGAAGGAGGACCAGAAGGAGGCCACTGTACTGCTGAAGGCTCTGACAGCGGCGATTAACACACCGGCGATGCCCTCAGCCCAATCAGCTACATCACACCACAGCCCTCACCTGGCCTATCAGGAGAGGGCCAGCGTTGTTCATCTCCACCAACGGCCAGCAGTGAAGACAGAGGGACAGTGA